Proteins from a single region of Candidatus Kryptoniota bacterium:
- the coaE gene encoding dephospho-CoA kinase (Dephospho-CoA kinase (CoaE) performs the final step in coenzyme A biosynthesis.) — MRNDIRPLRIGLTGNIGSGKSTAASLFAEMNVPVINADIVGHRILEHDENVKKKIVGKFGADVLVDGIIDRKRIAHIVFNSPTKKTDLEKILHPAIMESIDAELANIGEKHYAIIEAALIYEAELSDRFDYIILVKAEKNLSIERASTGLGISRKEAVERLNTQIPQLEKEKLADFVIANNGTVEDLKKKVELLHSVISSLPKGSAGDD, encoded by the coding sequence ATGCGAAATGATATCCGGCCTCTCCGAATCGGACTGACCGGAAATATCGGAAGCGGAAAGTCGACCGCAGCTTCACTATTCGCCGAAATGAATGTGCCGGTAATCAACGCGGATATAGTCGGACACCGGATCCTCGAGCACGACGAGAACGTAAAGAAGAAAATCGTCGGGAAATTCGGAGCCGATGTCCTGGTCGATGGAATAATAGACCGTAAACGAATCGCACACATCGTTTTCAATTCTCCCACCAAGAAAACCGATCTCGAAAAGATTCTCCATCCCGCCATAATGGAATCAATTGACGCCGAGCTGGCGAATATTGGAGAGAAACATTACGCGATAATTGAAGCCGCTCTTATATACGAAGCAGAACTCTCAGACCGTTTCGACTATATCATTCTTGTGAAAGCCGAGAAAAATCTTTCGATCGAGCGGGCTTCTACCGGACTCGGAATAAGCAGGAAAGAAGCAGTTGAGAGATTAAACACCCAAATTCCTCAGCTTGAAAAAGAGAAACTTGCCGATTTCGTAATTGCAAACAATGGCACGGTTGAAGATCTGAAAAAGAAGGTAGAGCTGCTCCATTCCGTCATCTCTTCCCTTCCGAAAGGAAGTGCTGGAGATGATTGA
- the rny gene encoding ribonuclease Y, which produces MLTSLIAVACGAAAFLIGWFGQASITRKKIGAVEERSRQILEAADREANSLKKEKLIEVKDEWIKKRQDLDNEFNSRQRKIQNVERQLTSKEENLDRKAESLRQQEKSLRTLESDVREKTRVVQSKEAEAERLVQLQTEKLEKLAGVSRDDAKKMLIENLKNEARSEASLEIREIREKARMESKKEAQKVIVQAIQRTAADHSVETTVSVVSLPNEEMKGRIIGREGRNIRSFEAATGCDIIVDDTPDAVVISGFDPFRREIAKIALERLITDGRIHPTKIEEVVEKVRGELDEEIVQIGEDALLEVGIHGVHPEIVKLLGRMKYRSSYGQNVLQHSIEVAFLSGLMAVEIGLDATLAKRAGLFHDLGKVVDKNVEGPHALLGFEIAKKFGENPVVANAIGSHHEDIEMESPIAAIVQSADAISGARPGARRESLEGYVKRLEKLEGIANSFSGVGKTYAIQAGREVRVIVEPEKVNDMFADQLAHEISQKIQEQMEYPGQIKVTVIREVRSIAYAK; this is translated from the coding sequence ATGTTAACATCGTTGATCGCAGTAGCCTGCGGTGCGGCGGCGTTCCTCATCGGCTGGTTCGGTCAAGCATCAATTACCAGGAAGAAGATCGGAGCCGTGGAAGAACGCTCCAGGCAGATACTGGAAGCGGCGGATCGAGAAGCAAACTCGCTCAAAAAAGAAAAACTCATCGAAGTAAAAGATGAATGGATCAAGAAGAGACAGGATCTAGATAATGAATTCAATTCACGCCAGCGAAAAATCCAGAACGTTGAACGTCAGCTCACGTCCAAAGAAGAAAACCTGGACCGGAAGGCGGAATCGTTAAGACAACAGGAGAAGAGCCTTCGGACACTCGAATCGGACGTCAGGGAGAAAACCCGGGTCGTCCAGTCGAAGGAAGCAGAGGCCGAGAGGCTGGTCCAGCTTCAAACGGAGAAGCTTGAGAAACTTGCCGGCGTATCCCGCGACGACGCCAAGAAAATGCTCATTGAGAACCTGAAGAACGAGGCAAGAAGCGAAGCCTCTCTCGAGATCCGCGAGATCCGCGAGAAGGCTCGGATGGAATCCAAGAAAGAAGCCCAGAAGGTCATCGTCCAGGCAATCCAGCGCACAGCGGCAGACCATTCCGTCGAGACGACGGTAAGCGTCGTCAGTCTCCCGAACGAGGAAATGAAGGGGCGCATAATCGGGCGCGAGGGAAGAAACATCCGCTCGTTTGAAGCGGCGACAGGATGCGACATTATCGTAGACGATACCCCCGATGCAGTCGTGATATCAGGTTTCGATCCTTTCAGACGAGAGATCGCGAAGATCGCCCTCGAGCGTCTGATAACCGACGGGAGAATCCATCCGACAAAGATCGAAGAGGTCGTCGAGAAAGTGAGAGGCGAGCTCGACGAGGAGATCGTGCAGATCGGCGAGGACGCGCTTCTCGAAGTCGGAATTCACGGCGTGCATCCTGAGATCGTGAAGCTCCTCGGGAGAATGAAATACAGATCGAGTTACGGGCAAAATGTTCTTCAGCACAGCATCGAGGTCGCGTTCCTGAGCGGACTGATGGCAGTTGAAATCGGTCTTGACGCCACGCTTGCCAAGCGCGCGGGACTTTTCCACGATCTCGGAAAGGTTGTCGACAAAAACGTCGAAGGTCCGCATGCCCTGCTTGGATTTGAGATCGCGAAAAAATTCGGTGAAAACCCGGTAGTGGCTAACGCGATTGGGTCCCACCACGAGGACATCGAAATGGAGAGTCCGATCGCGGCGATCGTGCAGTCGGCAGACGCAATAAGCGGCGCCAGACCCGGTGCGCGGCGCGAATCACTCGAAGGGTACGTCAAGCGACTCGAGAAACTCGAAGGCATCGCGAACTCCTTCTCGGGAGTCGGCAAGACATACGCGATCCAGGCGGGCCGCGAAGTCAGAGTCATTGTCGAGCCGGAAAAGGTGAACGATATGTTCGCAGACCAGCTTGCCCACGAGATTTCCCAAAAGATCCAGGAGCAGATGGAATATCCAGGCCAGATAAAAGTGACAGTAATCCGAGAGGTCCGCAGTATCGCATATGCGAAATGA
- a CDS encoding DUF4136 domain-containing protein: MKYSIACFLVALWLAGCSTSQRLTNLTPAYLYLEPSVTAYENPSSDISSYKTFAVFPYSVVDSLTQTNPILEQQLLFYVRNLFEQQGYRFVQLNDHPDFLMTVDGRSQYQERYVPPQSMTLPYWVPSKTITVEGFSSGNLNFNTFGDINSFGWGNWTENSTQTVQVPGYMTTQSYQMPGYTVGHYYPELVIQAYDSKTLQNIWTATGVGTSDNSDVRVSGQLVLIDMVNKFPTSKQIDQPTQTGYVGLFLRLITVDGNSYYPTVVKLMDGMPAESDGVELYDMIVKINGRDTRNMPMTEVLGMMRGSEGSQVQLTVWRLNKLLDFTITRAARNLN; the protein is encoded by the coding sequence ATGAAATATTCAATCGCCTGCTTCTTAGTAGCACTCTGGCTTGCTGGGTGCAGTACTTCACAGAGACTCACGAATCTTACGCCAGCATACCTTTATCTTGAACCAAGCGTAACCGCCTACGAGAATCCAAGCTCTGACATAAGTTCGTATAAAACGTTCGCTGTCTTTCCTTACTCCGTAGTTGATTCACTGACACAAACCAACCCGATTCTCGAACAACAGCTTCTTTTCTATGTCCGCAACCTATTCGAGCAGCAAGGGTACAGGTTCGTGCAATTAAATGACCACCCTGATTTTCTGATGACCGTAGATGGACGTTCCCAGTATCAGGAGAGGTATGTTCCACCCCAGTCCATGACATTGCCATACTGGGTGCCTAGCAAAACAATCACTGTGGAAGGGTTTTCCTCTGGGAATCTGAATTTCAATACCTTCGGTGACATTAATTCTTTTGGCTGGGGCAACTGGACTGAGAACAGCACACAGACAGTGCAAGTGCCAGGATATATGACGACGCAAAGTTACCAAATGCCAGGGTATACGGTTGGACACTACTATCCTGAGCTTGTTATTCAAGCATATGATAGCAAAACGCTGCAGAATATTTGGACCGCAACAGGTGTAGGAACCTCAGACAATTCCGACGTAAGAGTCTCTGGACAACTCGTATTGATTGACATGGTCAACAAATTCCCCACCTCAAAGCAAATTGACCAACCGACTCAGACTGGCTATGTGGGCTTATTTCTAAGACTTATCACCGTCGATGGCAATAGCTACTATCCTACAGTCGTTAAACTGATGGACGGAATGCCCGCGGAGAGTGACGGCGTAGAATTGTATGATATGATAGTTAAGATAAATGGACGCGACACGCGTAACATGCCAATGACAGAGGTTCTTGGTATGATGCGAGGTAGCGAGGGTTCGCAGGTTCAGCTGACAGTGTGGAGGCTCAATAAGCTGCTCGACTTTACAATCACACGCGCTGCAAGGAATCTGAATTGA
- a CDS encoding metallopeptidase family protein gives MDKERFEMIVEKAFEDIPSNFKSRLENVHVVVEDMPDPNDLQSVHIQNQENLLGLYSGIPLSKRGADYGVYPVLPDRIKIFRMNIERICSSDEEVEAKIREVLIHEIAHYFGMTDKEIRKAGY, from the coding sequence ATGGACAAAGAAAGATTTGAAATGATCGTTGAGAAAGCCTTCGAGGATATTCCGTCTAACTTCAAGTCGAGGCTGGAAAACGTTCATGTTGTCGTCGAAGACATGCCGGATCCGAACGACTTGCAAAGCGTGCACATTCAAAATCAGGAAAACCTTCTCGGGCTCTACTCGGGAATCCCGCTGAGCAAGCGCGGAGCGGATTACGGCGTGTACCCCGTTCTGCCCGACAGGATAAAAATATTCAGAATGAACATCGAGCGCATTTGCAGCAGCGACGAAGAGGTCGAGGCGAAGATCAGGGAAGTACTTATCCACGAGATCGCGCACTATTTTGGTATGACGGACAAAGAGATAAGAAAGGCCGGCTACTGA
- a CDS encoding DedA family protein — protein MEILLHQYGYLIIFAITLFEGETVLIIAGILAHQGLLNLELSMLSAFLGSTIGDQLFFQLTKHEGYEFVKKFKYVASVLPRAEKLVKKYGAYVVLFSRYIYGLRSALIVMCGLADMPSIKFSVYNIASALIWAVSYGFLGYFFSEAIGSFAGLRRVEIVVAAAIAIAALIYWIVRTANSKPASEQPK, from the coding sequence TTGGAAATACTTCTTCATCAGTACGGCTACCTAATAATTTTCGCGATCACGTTATTTGAAGGCGAGACGGTACTGATAATCGCGGGGATACTGGCGCATCAGGGGTTACTGAATCTCGAGCTCTCGATGTTGTCCGCGTTCCTCGGCTCGACCATCGGCGACCAGCTCTTTTTCCAACTTACGAAGCACGAGGGATACGAATTCGTCAAGAAGTTCAAGTATGTGGCTTCCGTACTTCCCCGCGCCGAAAAGCTGGTAAAGAAATATGGCGCTTACGTCGTCCTTTTTTCGAGATACATTTACGGTTTGAGGTCGGCGTTGATCGTAATGTGCGGGCTGGCGGACATGCCTTCGATAAAATTTTCCGTATATAATATTGCCTCGGCATTAATTTGGGCTGTTTCTTATGGGTTTCTTGGTTATTTTTTCAGTGAGGCGATAGGTTCATTTGCGGGACTGAGGAGAGTTGAGATAGTAGTAGCCGCAGCCATAGCGATCGCCGCGCTGATATACTGGATCGTGAGAACAGCGAACTCAAAGCCTGCGTCCGAGCAGCCAAAATAG
- the dapF gene encoding diaminopimelate epimerase: MIEINFTKMNGAGNDFVVINNFSGSLKTALPPLAAALCAKGFGIGADGMLVLLKSAEADFEMRYLNSDGSEGGMCGNGGRCIARFALLKKISGKTTRFAAHGRIYSAEVFDDNKVRLHLPDPEKIVKSLKIPVGSKELDATYVRPNTDHTVLTSGEGFDHVEKADLVALARKIRFNFGIFPKGTNVNIIEKTGPNAIRIRTYERGVENETLACGTGAVACAITSSLRYNMISPVEILTAGGETLKVYFDRKADTFSNLVLEGSARVVFEGRIKYDEQTHKLLDLTDGQRKI, translated from the coding sequence ATGATTGAAATAAATTTCACGAAGATGAACGGAGCGGGTAACGATTTCGTGGTCATAAATAACTTTAGTGGCAGCTTGAAAACCGCGCTACCTCCTCTTGCCGCCGCCTTGTGCGCGAAGGGATTCGGCATCGGCGCGGACGGAATGCTCGTCCTTCTGAAGAGCGCGGAAGCAGACTTCGAGATGAGATACCTGAACTCCGACGGCAGCGAAGGAGGAATGTGCGGCAACGGCGGCAGATGCATTGCCCGGTTTGCGCTGCTCAAGAAAATTTCCGGCAAGACTACACGGTTTGCCGCGCATGGAAGGATTTATTCCGCCGAAGTATTCGATGATAACAAGGTACGGCTCCACCTTCCCGATCCGGAGAAGATCGTGAAGTCCTTGAAAATACCCGTCGGCTCGAAAGAGCTCGACGCCACATACGTACGTCCTAACACGGACCACACAGTTCTGACGAGCGGAGAAGGATTCGATCACGTCGAGAAGGCCGATCTGGTTGCCCTCGCGCGAAAAATCAGGTTTAACTTCGGCATATTCCCAAAAGGCACCAATGTGAACATTATAGAGAAGACCGGTCCGAATGCTATTCGCATCAGAACTTACGAGCGGGGAGTAGAGAATGAAACGCTCGCGTGCGGCACAGGAGCGGTTGCTTGCGCGATCACGTCTTCACTGAGATACAACATGATCTCGCCGGTGGAGATACTCACTGCCGGAGGTGAGACTCTGAAAGTTTATTTCGACAGAAAAGCGGACACATTCTCAAATCTCGTTCTCGAAGGGAGCGCGAGAGTGGTTTTCGAAGGACGGATTAAATACGACGAGCAAACGCACAAACTCCTGGACCTCACTGATGGACAAAGAAAGATTTGA
- a CDS encoding cell division protein ZapA, producing the protein MEKKSIRVTILGREYPLRVENEEKALRVVAYVDSLLNELIEKNPGAPTSTIAVIAALNISEQLFDLKERVQNEGIEIADLVGVLSYLRENFPIEAS; encoded by the coding sequence ATGGAAAAGAAGAGCATTCGTGTCACCATCCTGGGTAGAGAATATCCGCTTCGCGTTGAGAATGAAGAAAAAGCACTCAGAGTGGTAGCATACGTAGATTCTCTATTGAATGAACTCATTGAAAAAAATCCTGGTGCACCTACTTCGACCATAGCAGTGATTGCCGCTTTAAATATATCCGAACAACTGTTCGATTTAAAAGAGCGGGTCCAGAACGAGGGGATCGAGATCGCTGACCTGGTTGGAGTTTTGAGCTACTTGAGAGAGAATTTTCCGATCGAAGCGAGTTAA
- the pheT gene encoding phenylalanine--tRNA ligase subunit beta translates to MKISRKWVEQFVDLSGITDEDIALRLTMLGLEVESYENLARKYDGFVIGSVLEVEKHPNADKLTVCKVDIGGETRSIVCGAPNVAAGQKVPVGLVGAVVPHDQHDPEGKPFTLTTAKIRGVESEGMICSAAELGLGDDKSGILVFEDDAAVGKPLAEHLGVNDTVLDVSLTPNRGDCLSHLGVARELAAAFSKKITHRKPTLHETETPVTDYAKVEVTAHDLCPRYSARVITEIAVRPSPRWLKNAVEKVGMRSINNIVDATNYVMLELGQPLHAFDLSLLTKHKIVVRRPKPGESSFKTLDEKERKIDQEMLMICDAEKTVAIGGVMGGMNSEIRPETTSILIESANFSASSVRKTSKALGLSTEASYRFERGVDPNLTVIALDRVSDIIADTSGGKIAQGIIDVAEKKFGPARIELHVERINMLLGTRLASGEIKKSLDSIGIICERKSDTVLTCFVPTYRGDIEREVDLIEEVGRLYGYEKIEDSLQTRLVFDTRFGKSDPDNGLRDFLAGAGFNEIVTNSLQPASIAGSSARNYVRLANPISEDMAAMRTSLLPGTLQTVSRNLSYGMKNMKLFEIGRIYSESDKKQTVGNFLEQTTLSLAITGASDPVSFDRKETPFDIFDLKTEMERVMRHLNLDNWDIISYDTTEEYEQPLKLIVNGTEVGTAGRVSRTTLERFSIEQDVCFAELDLSQIISAREKAKRYRPLPRFPFASVDLAFIVDSDAPVAGIIKSIRESGSELCRDIRLFDIYAGEGIPEGKKSVAFTVVLGSDERTLNDIDVSKFIEGAEIRLREEFSAVLRRQKS, encoded by the coding sequence ATGAAAATCTCCAGGAAATGGGTTGAGCAGTTCGTCGATCTCTCGGGCATAACTGACGAAGATATCGCTCTTCGCTTGACGATGCTCGGACTTGAAGTCGAATCGTACGAGAATCTCGCGAGAAAGTACGATGGGTTCGTAATCGGCTCGGTGCTCGAGGTGGAAAAGCATCCAAATGCAGACAAGCTTACGGTATGCAAGGTGGACATCGGCGGAGAAACGAGGAGCATTGTTTGCGGCGCTCCGAACGTAGCCGCGGGCCAAAAAGTGCCCGTCGGACTCGTGGGTGCCGTCGTCCCGCACGACCAGCACGACCCTGAAGGAAAGCCGTTCACGCTAACGACGGCAAAGATTCGCGGCGTCGAGTCTGAAGGAATGATCTGTTCAGCGGCTGAGCTCGGTCTCGGTGACGATAAGAGCGGCATATTGGTATTCGAGGATGACGCGGCAGTCGGGAAACCGTTGGCAGAGCATCTCGGCGTCAACGACACCGTCTTGGACGTCAGTCTCACTCCCAACCGCGGTGACTGCCTTTCGCATCTCGGCGTTGCTCGAGAGCTAGCGGCGGCGTTCTCGAAGAAGATTACACACAGAAAACCGACGCTCCATGAAACCGAAACTCCCGTCACAGACTATGCGAAGGTCGAAGTGACGGCTCACGATCTTTGCCCCCGCTATTCCGCGCGGGTGATCACTGAAATCGCAGTTCGCCCGTCTCCACGATGGTTGAAAAACGCAGTGGAAAAAGTCGGGATGAGATCGATAAACAACATCGTCGACGCTACGAATTACGTCATGCTGGAGCTCGGCCAGCCGCTTCACGCGTTCGATCTAAGCCTGCTGACGAAGCACAAGATCGTCGTGAGACGACCTAAACCCGGCGAGTCGTCGTTCAAGACGCTTGACGAAAAAGAGAGGAAGATCGATCAGGAAATGCTGATGATTTGCGACGCCGAAAAGACCGTCGCGATCGGCGGAGTGATGGGCGGGATGAACAGCGAGATCCGTCCCGAGACCACCTCCATCCTCATCGAGAGCGCAAATTTCTCCGCGTCGTCCGTCAGGAAGACGTCGAAAGCGCTCGGACTCTCGACCGAGGCGTCTTACAGATTCGAACGCGGTGTCGACCCGAATCTCACCGTGATCGCGCTTGACAGGGTGAGCGACATAATCGCCGATACTTCGGGCGGAAAGATCGCACAGGGAATCATCGATGTCGCCGAGAAGAAGTTCGGACCGGCAAGGATCGAATTGCACGTCGAGAGAATCAATATGCTCCTCGGCACGCGGCTCGCCAGCGGAGAAATCAAGAAGTCTCTCGACTCGATCGGGATCATCTGCGAGAGAAAGTCCGATACGGTCCTCACATGCTTCGTCCCTACATATCGAGGAGATATCGAGCGCGAAGTCGACCTGATTGAAGAGGTCGGAAGACTTTACGGTTATGAGAAGATAGAAGATTCACTTCAGACGAGACTTGTATTCGACACGAGATTCGGGAAATCGGATCCCGACAACGGCCTCCGGGACTTTCTTGCGGGAGCGGGCTTCAACGAGATCGTGACGAATTCACTTCAGCCCGCATCGATAGCGGGATCGAGCGCACGAAATTATGTCAGGCTCGCGAACCCGATAAGCGAAGACATGGCCGCGATGAGGACTTCCCTTCTTCCCGGAACGCTCCAGACAGTTTCACGGAACCTCTCGTACGGAATGAAGAACATGAAGCTCTTCGAAATCGGAAGGATCTATTCCGAAAGCGACAAAAAGCAGACAGTCGGGAATTTCCTGGAGCAAACCACCCTCTCGCTTGCGATCACGGGTGCGTCTGACCCGGTATCATTCGACAGAAAAGAGACTCCATTCGATATTTTCGACCTGAAGACGGAGATGGAGCGTGTCATGCGGCACCTCAATCTTGACAATTGGGACATTATTTCTTATGATACTACCGAAGAATACGAACAACCATTAAAGTTGATTGTGAACGGAACTGAGGTAGGCACGGCAGGGCGAGTCAGCCGGACAACTCTCGAGAGATTCTCGATCGAACAGGATGTTTGCTTTGCCGAACTGGACCTTTCACAAATCATTTCAGCACGAGAGAAGGCAAAGAGATATCGTCCTCTTCCCAGATTTCCATTCGCTTCAGTCGACCTGGCGTTCATCGTCGACTCGGATGCACCGGTGGCAGGAATAATCAAATCGATCCGCGAATCCGGCAGCGAATTGTGCCGCGACATTCGCCTTTTCGATATATACGCTGGCGAAGGGATCCCTGAGGGCAAGAAGAGCGTAGCGTTCACCGTTGTGCTCGGGAGCGACGAGAGGACATTGAACGACATTGATGTCAGCAAGTTTATCGAAGGAGCAGAGATCAGGCTCCGGGAAGAATTTTCAGCCGTCTTAAGAAGACAGAAGAGCTGA
- the xerA gene encoding site-specific tyrosine recombinase/integron integrase, translated as MQTGGNSGIPDQGKGLLEVLEDELRLRNYSYKTIKAYRSHLRSFVKYFSPRDPRELSSDDIRNYLLDLIDVERISAGSVNQVLNAMRFLYVELYKRPLVLGNIPRPKRSKKLPVVLSQEEVQKLIGGVRNLKHRCLLMVTYSGGLRVSEVTHLKVEDIDGGRKVIHVRAAKGKKERYTLLGDATLEELRKYWRACRPMKWLFPGQSESGYLSVQSAEKIFKAAVARVGIIKNVSIHSLRHSFATHLLEAGVDLRYIQELLGHSSSKTTEIYTHVTKRAIGQIANPIDKLFPKT; from the coding sequence GTGCAAACAGGAGGCAATTCAGGAATTCCTGACCAGGGAAAGGGGCTGTTAGAAGTCCTGGAGGATGAACTGCGCCTGCGTAACTACAGCTACAAGACGATTAAGGCGTATCGAAGTCATCTGCGATCGTTCGTGAAGTATTTCTCTCCTCGTGATCCGCGGGAGCTGTCAAGTGACGACATCCGAAATTACTTACTGGATCTGATAGATGTCGAGAGGATTTCGGCAGGTTCGGTGAATCAAGTGTTAAATGCGATGCGATTTCTTTACGTGGAGTTGTACAAACGACCTCTGGTTCTCGGGAATATACCGCGTCCGAAAAGGTCAAAGAAGCTACCTGTGGTATTGAGTCAGGAAGAGGTGCAGAAACTCATAGGGGGAGTAAGAAACCTAAAACATCGTTGTCTATTGATGGTCACTTATTCCGGCGGTTTGAGAGTGAGCGAAGTGACCCACTTAAAGGTGGAGGACATAGATGGGGGAAGGAAGGTGATTCACGTTCGGGCTGCCAAGGGGAAGAAGGAGCGGTATACGCTGCTTGGCGATGCGACCCTTGAAGAGCTAAGGAAGTACTGGAGGGCTTGTCGTCCGATGAAGTGGTTGTTTCCGGGTCAAAGCGAGAGTGGGTATTTGAGCGTGCAGTCGGCAGAAAAGATTTTCAAAGCCGCGGTGGCGCGGGTAGGGATAATAAAAAACGTCTCAATACATTCGTTGCGGCACTCCTTTGCCACTCATCTTCTCGAGGCAGGGGTGGACTTAAGGTATATTCAAGAATTATTGGGTCATTCAAGTTCCAAGACGACAGAAATATATACACACGTTACGAAGCGGGCTATCGGGCAGATAGCGAATCCGATTGACAAGCTCTTTCCGAAGACATGA
- a CDS encoding anion transporter, whose amino-acid sequence MLLTALIIFAFTYIVISVQRLPYFHLDRTSGAMIGAVAMIALGIVTINEAYMSVNLDTIVLLLGMMLIVAYLQVSGFFDLVATFVMKRAQTGNRLLLMIIVAAGVLSAFLVNDTICVMMTPFILLLTTRSKLDPKPFLIALATSANIGSVATLVGNPQNMLIGTFSGWPYLKFFILMLPIALSGLAVNFFILRIFFRNKLNPALAPQKPETLRPLDKPLFYKSLGVMSIVIIGFSVGVSLSFMAILGAALLVLVSNKRPDEMFARVNWSLLLFFASLFVVVGGINKAGLVEEAHQMLRGYFSISAAAQIGTFSFASLVLSNVVSNVPYVMVVRHWIASFSAPALMWLVLAMSSTFAGNLTVAGSVANMIVLELSKDKAPLGFWEFTKVSGVVAILTWIIGTGVLIVYGMMGVGIK is encoded by the coding sequence ATGCTACTAACCGCACTCATTATCTTCGCGTTTACCTACATTGTCATTTCTGTTCAGCGACTTCCCTACTTCCATTTAGACAGAACTTCCGGTGCTATGATCGGTGCGGTTGCTATGATCGCGCTCGGCATCGTAACGATCAACGAAGCGTACATGTCGGTGAATCTCGACACGATCGTGCTGCTTCTCGGAATGATGCTCATCGTGGCATATCTGCAGGTCAGCGGGTTCTTCGATCTTGTCGCGACGTTTGTGATGAAGAGAGCGCAGACCGGCAATAGGCTGCTGCTTATGATAATAGTCGCCGCAGGAGTGCTCTCGGCGTTCCTCGTGAACGACACGATATGCGTAATGATGACGCCGTTCATACTTCTTCTTACCACGCGCTCGAAGCTCGACCCGAAGCCGTTCCTCATCGCGCTCGCCACAAGCGCGAACATCGGAAGTGTCGCGACACTTGTGGGCAATCCTCAGAACATGCTTATCGGAACGTTTTCAGGCTGGCCTTACCTGAAGTTTTTTATTTTGATGCTGCCCATCGCGCTATCCGGACTGGCGGTCAACTTTTTCATTCTCAGGATCTTCTTCAGGAACAAATTGAACCCGGCACTCGCGCCTCAGAAGCCGGAGACTTTGCGGCCGCTCGACAAGCCTCTTTTCTACAAATCGCTTGGAGTTATGTCAATCGTCATAATCGGATTTTCAGTCGGCGTGAGCTTGTCCTTCATGGCGATCCTCGGAGCGGCGCTTCTTGTACTCGTGTCGAATAAGAGGCCCGATGAGATGTTCGCAAGGGTAAATTGGTCACTCCTCCTCTTCTTCGCGAGTCTGTTCGTGGTGGTTGGAGGAATAAATAAAGCAGGGCTTGTCGAGGAAGCTCACCAAATGCTCAGAGGGTACTTCTCTATTTCCGCGGCGGCACAGATAGGGACCTTTTCATTCGCTTCTTTGGTCCTTTCCAACGTTGTCTCGAATGTACCGTATGTGATGGTTGTCAGGCACTGGATCGCGTCATTCAGCGCGCCGGCTCTCATGTGGCTCGTGCTCGCGATGAGCTCCACATTCGCGGGTAATCTCACAGTCGCCGGATCGGTAGCCAACATGATTGTTCTCGAACTTTCAAAGGACAAAGCGCCATTAGGTTTCTGGGAATTCACAAAAGTAAGCGGCGTAGTGGCGATCCTAACATGGATAATTGGGACGGGAGTATTGATTGTTTATGGAATGATGGGAGTGGGTATTAAGTGA
- a CDS encoding nucleotide-binding protein, which translates to MTIIEEIKIHAEALQQAVNDDKKFFAAIIHYVDRLAQLAKANREDVSKDEFKMLADKIEDFFQRYRPTGESLYIPPNQTSNADPTVQDINRLVTKLISLDDDAFKALFPSPRFASQAKGPSVTSSSSPCVFIGHGRSKLWARVKVFLEDEVHIPAISYESESRVGESIVPILEKMLDQATFAVLILTAEDETPDGSKRARQNVVHEAGLFQGRLGFTKAVVLRQDGLEDFSNIAGLQYIGFSDDKIEQTFYELQRVLKREKMIS; encoded by the coding sequence ATGACAATAATCGAAGAGATTAAAATTCACGCTGAAGCTCTCCAACAAGCCGTGAACGACGACAAAAAGTTCTTTGCTGCTATCATCCATTACGTAGACCGACTTGCTCAGCTTGCCAAAGCTAATCGAGAGGATGTCAGCAAGGATGAATTCAAAATGCTTGCCGATAAGATAGAAGACTTCTTTCAGAGGTACCGCCCGACTGGGGAAAGCCTCTACATTCCGCCCAACCAGACTTCTAACGCTGATCCCACCGTGCAAGACATCAACAGATTAGTAACAAAACTAATCTCACTGGATGACGATGCTTTCAAGGCACTTTTTCCTAGCCCCCGTTTTGCATCTCAAGCCAAAGGGCCCTCTGTCACATCTTCATCGAGCCCCTGCGTGTTTATCGGCCATGGCAGAAGCAAGCTCTGGGCAAGAGTCAAGGTCTTCTTAGAAGACGAGGTGCACATTCCCGCCATTAGCTACGAATCTGAATCAAGGGTCGGAGAGTCAATTGTGCCAATTCTTGAGAAAATGCTTGACCAAGCTACGTTTGCCGTCCTTATTCTAACCGCTGAAGATGAGACTCCTGACGGTTCCAAACGCGCAAGGCAAAACGTCGTTCACGAAGCAGGACTTTTTCAAGGGAGGCTTGGCTTCACGAAGGCCGTTGTCCTGAGACAAGATGGACTAGAGGATTTCTCCAACATTGCTGGTCTCCAATATATTGGTTTCAGCGACGACAAAATCGAACAGACCTTTTACGAGTTACAGAGGGTACTCAAACGAGAGAAAATGATTTCTTAA